In one Juglans regia cultivar Chandler chromosome 11, Walnut 2.0, whole genome shotgun sequence genomic region, the following are encoded:
- the LOC108986859 gene encoding universal stress protein PHOS34-like isoform X1: MASAEKQPMVVGIDDSEHSSYALEWTLDHFFVPCSANPPFKLILVHAKPTPSSAVGFAGPVVGAAEVLPLVEADLKKIAARVVEKAKELCTSKSVHDVIVEVVEGDARNVLCEAVEKHHASILVVGSHGYGAIKRAVLGSVSDYCSHHAHCTVMIVKKPKIKH; the protein is encoded by the exons ATGGCGAGCGCCGAGAAGCAACCGATGGTGGTCGGGATCGACGACAGCGAGCACAGTTCGTACGCTCTGGAGTGGACTCTGGATCACTTCTTCGTCCCCTGTTCCGCCAACCCTCCTTTCAAGCTCATCCTCGTCCACGCCAAACCCACTCCTTCTTCTGCCGTCGGCTTCGCCGGTCCTG TTGTAGGAGCGGCAGAGGTTTTGCCCCTTGTGGAGGCCGATTTGAAGAAGATCGCTGCCCGGGTCGTTGAAAAGGCCAAGGAACTCTGCACCAGTAAATCG GTGCACGACGTGATAGTAGAGGTGGTGGAAGGAGATGCTAGAAATGTTCTTTGTGAGGCTGTGGAGAAACACCATGCATCCATTTTGGTTGTAGGCAGTCATGGCTATGGAGCTATTAAAAG GGCTGTTTTAGGCAGTGTCAGTGACTATTGTTCTCATCATGCTCACTGTACTGTGATGATTGTGAAGAAGCCCAAAATCAAACACTGA
- the LOC108986859 gene encoding universal stress protein PHOS34-like isoform X2, with product MASAEKQPMVVGIDDSEHSSYALEWTLDHFFVPCSANPPFKLILVHAKPTPSSAVGFAGPGAAEVLPLVEADLKKIAARVVEKAKELCTSKSVHDVIVEVVEGDARNVLCEAVEKHHASILVVGSHGYGAIKRAVLGSVSDYCSHHAHCTVMIVKKPKIKH from the exons ATGGCGAGCGCCGAGAAGCAACCGATGGTGGTCGGGATCGACGACAGCGAGCACAGTTCGTACGCTCTGGAGTGGACTCTGGATCACTTCTTCGTCCCCTGTTCCGCCAACCCTCCTTTCAAGCTCATCCTCGTCCACGCCAAACCCACTCCTTCTTCTGCCGTCGGCTTCGCCGGTCCTG GAGCGGCAGAGGTTTTGCCCCTTGTGGAGGCCGATTTGAAGAAGATCGCTGCCCGGGTCGTTGAAAAGGCCAAGGAACTCTGCACCAGTAAATCG GTGCACGACGTGATAGTAGAGGTGGTGGAAGGAGATGCTAGAAATGTTCTTTGTGAGGCTGTGGAGAAACACCATGCATCCATTTTGGTTGTAGGCAGTCATGGCTATGGAGCTATTAAAAG GGCTGTTTTAGGCAGTGTCAGTGACTATTGTTCTCATCATGCTCACTGTACTGTGATGATTGTGAAGAAGCCCAAAATCAAACACTGA